ATACACCAGCATGTGCGCTTTCATACGGCGAACAGAGACAACTCGAGATCGCCCTCACCATCGCGGCGTCTCCCGAATTGGTCTTGCTGGATGAGCCAACCGCAGGTCTCGACGTTGACGAATCGCGCAAGGCCATTGAGTTGATCCATCAGGTAAGCAAAAACAAGACGCTCGTGATGATCGAGCACGACATGGAGGTTGTTTTCGCGCTGGCCGACCGGATTAGCGTGCTTCATTATGGCGTGTTGGTTGCGTGCGGAACGCCGGATCAAATCCGCAATAGTAAGGAAGTTCAGTCAGCATATCTCGGAACGAATTTGTACGTAGGAAGAAGGTCATGATGCAAGCCACCGGGCTGCACGCCTATTATGAAAAGTCGCACATTCTTCAAGGCGCCTCTCTGATGGTTGAGGATGGGGAAGTTGTTTGTCTTTTGGGCCGCAATGGTGTCGGCAAATCGACGACACTTAAGAGCATCATGGGACTCGTCAAACTGGCGTCAGGCGCAGTGTTCTTTAATGGGAACAACATAACCAATTTGCCGCCGCACTATATTGCGCGACTCGGTTTTGGATATGTGCCGGAGGAGCGTCGGATTTTTCCTACTATTAGCGTGAAAGAAAACCTCCTGATGGGAATAAAGCATGCGCTACCAGCAACCTGCCCGAGAAGCGGGAGCCCCTGGACACTGGAGCGCGTCTACGAGTTCTTTCCTCTGCTTGGCGAGCGTGAGGTACAGCGCGCCGGTACGTTGTCCGGTGGGGAACAGCAAATGCTCTGCACGGGGCGCGCGCTAATGGGCAACCCGAGCGTGCTATTGATTGACGAGCCAACGGAGGGGCTCGCTCCCGCGATCGTCGCGCAGGTTGAGGGAATATTGCGCGCGGTACATCATGACGGCACGGCCATCTTGCTGGTCGATCAGACGATGGGTCTCGCGCTGTCGCTCGGAAGCCGCTTTTATGTGATGTCGAAGGGAAGTATCGTCTTTTCCGGTAACGCAGTGGAGTTGATGGAGAACGATCAAGTCAGAAAACGATATTTGGAATTGTGAAAACGCGCACTTGGGATTAGGTGGCTGGTCTGCAGAGACGCTAAGCATGAACATTCGAACTGGTCGGCGTGCATTTGTCAAAGGCGTAGCTGCGGGTTGCGCCGTTGCTGTGGGACCGTGGATTGCCGTGCGCCCTGCCTGGAGTCAGGGTAGTTCCATCAAAATTGGTGTGATCGAACCCCTGTCGGGTCCGATAGCATATCTTGGAGAATCTTTCGTCGCGGCCGCCAAATTTGGTGCGTACAAACTCAATCGGGCCGGTGGGGTGCTCGGCCGGCAGGTGGAGATCGTACCGGCGGATAGTGAACTCAGACCTGACGTCGCTATTCGCCGCGCGAACGATTTGCTCTATCGTGAGAAGGTGGACATGCTTTCTGCTGAGGGATCGGCAATAGCAAGGGCAGTTGCCCAGGTTGCAAACCGGAATCGGAAAATATTCGTCACGTGCGCTTCTGAGGCGGCGGAGCTTACGGGAGAAGAGTTCCTGGACACGACTTTTCGCTGCTGCCTGAATACCGACATGCACTCGCGAATGCTCGCTTTGTACTTCACCAGAATGGCGAAGCTGAAGGCCACAAAATTCTATCTTTTGAACGCGGATTACAATTTCGGACGCGCTTGCGCGGAGGGCTTCAAGAAGGCTTTTGATAAGTTGAAGGCGCCCAATCAAAGCATTGTCGGGGAGGAATATCACCCGCTTCAAAACGTGCAGGATTTCGCTCCGTACGTCACCAAAATCATGGCTTCCGGCGCCCAAGTCGTCATCACAGGGGACTCGGGCCAGGATCTCCGTCTGCTGCTTCAACAGGGGAAGTCCTTGGGGTGGAAGGTGAAGACGGGTGGATTCTATCTCAACGACCCGATAGTATTGCAAGCAGTACAGGGGGCAGCCGTCGGTCATATAACCGCAGACGCTTACCAGGTGACACTCGACACACCTGAAAACAAAGCGTTCATCCGGGAATGGCGAGAATACTATCCTGACGCGCCGATCAGTTATAAATATCCGAACGCCGCCGTTATTCACACGGTAAGCGCGATTCTCTGGCTCGGTGACGTGATAAAGCGTGCAGGCACTCTGGATACTGCCAGGTTGATTCAGACCTGGGAGGGAGCCAGGTTTGCAGCAATTTTGGGCGACGTAGAAATGCGAGCATGCGATCATCAGATGCAGAGTCCGGGGCTCATATCAGAGATACTCGATCCGGAACAGATACCCGCTGAGATCCGCTACTACGGCGACGCCTTCCCCTATATCGGCAGGTCGACCCGAATTGCGAAAGAAGAGCTGACAATAACTCCACGATACACAGGCAACCAGCGCTGCGGTTGACGTGTCTGAGACTCCGTCAGCATCCACTTCTAATCGCGTCAGGCGAATGCCCTCACGGCCGATTGCTTTTCGGCACAATTTCGGCGCTTATTCGGGATACCTTCGTGCGACCCGACTCCCCTATGCCTATGCTGGGATTGCCAGTGCCTGCCATTGAAACGGCTCCGCCTGCGGACGACCCCCAAAGGCTGCATGTTTTGCTCGACGACGGTTCGGTCGATAGTGAAACTCGTCAAAAGGCGGCCGCTCCTCGAACGAATGTCACGCAGAAAGTCTGATCTCAGTTGACGCCGTACCCGCAAAAACGAATGCGGCCGTTCAATACCCGCGAATAGCGCGAATGGACGGCGCCTACAGTGCGGTCAGCAAGGAGGTCCTCAACATGAAAAGTCCTCGTATTAAACGCGCGGCGTTTGCATTCGCAGTGTTCACGACGCTCGAAGCAGCATGCGGCATAAGCCTGGCTGCATCGTCTGGAGAGCGTGTCGCCGTGGCCGGTTCGGACGCATCTGTGACGGCGAACATGGCCTTCCATGGCACCCGGCCAGCCGACGTCGACGGTGGTCCGGTTGTTCTCACGCTGAAAACACCGTCCGGCGGGACGTCGCGACTCACTTACGTCAACGAAGACGGTTGGTGGCTTGAAGACCACGCCGCGCCATCCAGGCAGGACGAAGCGCGAATTACTCCCGCATCGGCTGAGCGACAACAGGAGGCGTCGAGCTTCGAGCGGCCCATGACTGCTTTCATCGACGGTCCCACGGGCTTCACCTATGTCTGGGTGGCCGATCAGGGATGGAAGTTCATCGGCCGTTTGTCCGACAGGAACCGATGATCGACGGTGCAGACCTCAACACGCTTTGCGACTCGTAGGCCGATGCCCTGGCCGGGAACACGGACCGGCCTACTCCATGCTGCCTTGCAAGCATCTCTGTTCCGGCTACGTCAGCGAGGCGTTGCTTAACCATCTTCAGCTTAAACTGCTCGCTGTACTTCGTCATGAAAAACACCCAAAGGTTGGATCGGTGTCCGACTTTTGAGGTGCAGTTCAGGCGGTGGGAGTCGATAGCGGAGACCGCGTATGCTTCGATGGAAGATGACACGGGCGCTGAATGCAGCACCCGTTTGAAAAGACGCTTTGCCGGATCCTCGTCACGGCGCTGCTGCAGTAGCACGCCCAGTTCAGCGCCGTGCTCATCCGCGGTGCACCACAGGACGAACGGCTCGCCGCGAAAGCTCACGGACAATTCATCAAGGTGCCATGTCGAACCCGGTCTGTGCCGGGCCGTTTT
The genomic region above belongs to Paraburkholderia sp. HP33-1 and contains:
- a CDS encoding ABC transporter substrate-binding protein; its protein translation is MNIRTGRRAFVKGVAAGCAVAVGPWIAVRPAWSQGSSIKIGVIEPLSGPIAYLGESFVAAAKFGAYKLNRAGGVLGRQVEIVPADSELRPDVAIRRANDLLYREKVDMLSAEGSAIARAVAQVANRNRKIFVTCASEAAELTGEEFLDTTFRCCLNTDMHSRMLALYFTRMAKLKATKFYLLNADYNFGRACAEGFKKAFDKLKAPNQSIVGEEYHPLQNVQDFAPYVTKIMASGAQVVITGDSGQDLRLLLQQGKSLGWKVKTGGFYLNDPIVLQAVQGAAVGHITADAYQVTLDTPENKAFIREWREYYPDAPISYKYPNAAVIHTVSAILWLGDVIKRAGTLDTARLIQTWEGARFAAILGDVEMRACDHQMQSPGLISEILDPEQIPAEIRYYGDAFPYIGRSTRIAKEELTITPRYTGNQRCG
- a CDS encoding ABC transporter ATP-binding protein produces the protein MMQATGLHAYYEKSHILQGASLMVEDGEVVCLLGRNGVGKSTTLKSIMGLVKLASGAVFFNGNNITNLPPHYIARLGFGYVPEERRIFPTISVKENLLMGIKHALPATCPRSGSPWTLERVYEFFPLLGEREVQRAGTLSGGEQQMLCTGRALMGNPSVLLIDEPTEGLAPAIVAQVEGILRAVHHDGTAILLVDQTMGLALSLGSRFYVMSKGSIVFSGNAVELMENDQVRKRYLEL